The sequence CCTGAAGAGCCTTGATCTCCATTTCGCCGCCGGATTCCAGCAACTGGCCATTGGATTCGGTCATAACGCCTGACAGTAATACGTCTTTCTTGCTGAGTACTTCCTTCAGGGTAACGGTTACATTACCGCTTACGATATTGCCGCCGCCATCTACGAATGCATTGGCCGGAAATTTAACCTTGGTGCCTTTTTCACCGATAACAGCAAACCCTGTAGCAGCATTGCCGGTAAAGCTTTGCGTGGGTATTTTATGCGAGGTCCAGAAATCATCGGCCTTTGCATAGGCCGGAGCATCATTGTTTTTCTTACAGGAAACCAGTGTTGCAATGGAAGCAGCTATAACAGTGGCTGCGAATAATGAACGTTTCATAACAGTATATTTTTAGTGATAGTGCCTACTCTTTGATTGGGCTTTTCGGCATCCGCCCCTTGCGTGTTCACAGGTATATCAGCGGGTCGTAATTTTTGTTACCCCCCTGGGTTGAAAATTTTTTGGCTATTTTTACCGGCAGGGGCGTAAAGCGGCGTTTGTGCTATGGCTATCATTCACTTATAAAACTTTTTACCATAACCACCATTATTCATACCGACCAGCGATATATACAGGCCCTGCTGGAAAATGATACCCTCGCAGTGCGGGAGATCTATAGCAGGTATGCCGGGAAAGTGCGGCAATATATATTGGCCAACAGCGGCAGTGAGGATGATGCCGCCGATATCTTCCAGGAGTCTTTAATAGATATTTATAACCAGGCAAAAAATAAGGGCTTACAGCTTACCTGTCCCTTTGAGCCTTTCCTTATTATAGTATGTAAAAGGAAGTGGCTTAATGAGCTGAAAAAAAGAGGGCGGCAGCCGGTAACAAAAGATATAGACGATGTATCTATAGGGGAGGATGTATTTGCCATGGCCGAGCAATTAAAGCAAAGCCAGGATAAAATGCAGCTTTTTCTGCAATGCTTTGAGCGCCTGGGCGCCACCTGTAAAGAGATCATTAAAAAATGCATGGGTGGTGAAGACCAGGAAAAGATCGCTGAGCAGTTGAAGGTAACCTATGGTTACCTGCGCAAGAAGAAAAGCGAATGCATGGCATCCCTTGTACAAATGATCCGTCAGCATCAGGATTTATAACCTAAGAAGCTACAGTTATGAAATATACTTATGAAGATATGGCGCGCTATGCGGATGGCCTGATGGAGGCTGAGGAGCAGCAGGCTTTCGAGGCGGCGCTGGCTACCGACGCTGAGCTGCAGCAGCAACTCGCTTTGTACAGGGAGGTGGATAGCTCCTTGCAACAGCAGTTTGGCAAGGATGAGCAGCGGGAGCAATTGCAGGGTACCCTGCAACAAATGCGGCAGGAGTTTTTCGGTACGAAGACAGCCATTGAACAACCGCCTGTGCAGCAGCCGGCGCAACAGACAGCCAAAGTAATGCCGTTTAAACGCTACCTGACCGTTGCAGTAGCGGCGGCGGCAGTGCTGATCATCGGGGTATTTGTGTGGAATCCTTTTGCTCCTGATCTCTATGCAAAATATGCTGCTACCCAAATGGTGGCGCAGGTGGAGCGGGGGAGTCATGTTGATTCCGTATTACAAAATGCTACCCTTGCTTTTAATAACAAGGAATTTACGGAGGCCGCCGTATTACTGGCGGAAGTGGTACAAACGCAGCCCGATAACAGTTACGCGCTCTTCTATTTTGGTGTGGCATTGATGCAAAGCAACCAGGTGCCACGGGCCAGGGCTGTTTTTGAGCAACTGGTGAAAGGTGAATCAGCCTTCAAATATGAAGCTACTTTCTATGAAGCCCTTAGCTACCTGAAAGAAGGCAATAAGGATGCTGCCAAAGACTGGCTGGAAAAGATCCCTGCCGATGCACCTAATTATGTGAAGGCGCAGGAGTTGCTGAAGAAGCTGTAGCAAGACTATACACCTATCAGATCAAATGCGTAATTATAATTGATCAGTTTTTTACCATCTATGTTTTCTTTCCAGGCGGGCTCCTGGTGACTGATATCTACCAATTGGCTTGTCTTCAGGCTTTTTAATTTTGCCTGTACAATTTGCATGCTCTTTATTTCCTCCTCACTGAATAGATCTTCCCGAAATACCAGGTCTGTAGCCGGTTCAATGATCACCATTTCTTTATCGCCATCCCAAATCTCATATTTCAGAGTGATCACACGTTGTTCCTCAGCCATCTTAAATAAATAATCAAACTGACCGGGAACAGGGCCCCATTGTATAGCGCGGTATTGTAATCCGCTGATGCCGGTACCTGTTTTCTTAAAATGATAAAAATCTGCATAAAACAATAGCTTGTTAATCGCAGTCTTTAAAGGCTTCAGGTTATCAGCAAAA comes from Paraflavitalea devenefica and encodes:
- a CDS encoding RNA polymerase sigma factor yields the protein MAIFTGRGVKRRLCYGYHSLIKLFTITTIIHTDQRYIQALLENDTLAVREIYSRYAGKVRQYILANSGSEDDAADIFQESLIDIYNQAKNKGLQLTCPFEPFLIIVCKRKWLNELKKRGRQPVTKDIDDVSIGEDVFAMAEQLKQSQDKMQLFLQCFERLGATCKEIIKKCMGGEDQEKIAEQLKVTYGYLRKKKSECMASLVQMIRQHQDL
- a CDS encoding tetratricopeptide repeat protein — protein: MKYTYEDMARYADGLMEAEEQQAFEAALATDAELQQQLALYREVDSSLQQQFGKDEQREQLQGTLQQMRQEFFGTKTAIEQPPVQQPAQQTAKVMPFKRYLTVAVAAAAVLIIGVFVWNPFAPDLYAKYAATQMVAQVERGSHVDSVLQNATLAFNNKEFTEAAVLLAEVVQTQPDNSYALFYFGVALMQSNQVPRARAVFEQLVKGESAFKYEATFYEALSYLKEGNKDAAKDWLEKIPADAPNYVKAQELLKKL